From a region of the Alnus glutinosa chromosome 1, dhAlnGlut1.1, whole genome shotgun sequence genome:
- the LOC133876145 gene encoding light-mediated development protein DET1, translating into MFRSNNIVARVFQRQINTPAPGTSVHWARRFYENLVPSCTIYDVECPDHLFRKFTDDGQYLISFSRNNQDLIVYRPTWLSFSCKEEDCDAHDLPPKSKRFESFFTQLYSVSLVSSNELICKDFFLYIERNQYGIFATSTAPVSDVPATGGAIQGVPYIEKLTFHLLRLGDGVRLDEKVFNNDFVNLTHNMGVFLYDDLLAIVSLRNQAIHILQIRDSGNLVDVRAIGAFCHEDDELFLNSNAQCMAFPDKSKLPQLLENHAQNGLHHSQPNLEDSFLSGIKQRLLSFIFRGIWNEEKDQSLRAQGLKKKFYFHFQDYVNLIMWKVQFLDRHHLLIKFGSVDGVVSRNADQHPAFFAVYNMETTEIVAFYQNSAEDLYLLFEQFSDHFHAASRNSLYMNFISSPSNNIHSLEQLRCIKNKASSSSQFVKKMLSSLPFSCQSQSPSPYFDQSLFRFDEKLISATDRHRQSADHPIKFILRRQPYSLKFKIKPGPEAGSTDGRTKKISSFLFHPFFPLALSIQHSLSPQPSVVNIHFRR; encoded by the exons ATGTTCAGAAGCAACAACATCGTTGCAAGGGTTTTTCAGCGCCAAATCAACACTCCTGCTCCTGGAACTAGT GTTCATTGGGCTAGGCGATTTTATGAGAATTTAGTCCCAAGTTGTACCATATATGATGTTGAGTGCCCAGACCATTTATTCCGCAAATTTACTGATGATGGTCAATACCTTATAAGTTTCAGCAGAAATAATCAGGATCTGATTGTTTACAGACCAACATGGCTTTCTTTCTCATGCAAAGAAGAAGACTGTGATGCTCATGATCTCCCTCCAAAATCAAAGAGATTTGAAAGCTTCTTCACACAGTTATATAGTGTATCACTTGTTTCCTCCAATGAGCTCATATGCAAAGACTTCTTCCTTTACATAGAGCGTAACCAATATGGAATATTTGCTACTTCTACTGCACCAGTTTCTGATGTACCCGCAACTGGAGGAGCTATTCAGGGAGTTCCATATATAGAAAAGCTAACATTCCATCTATTGAG ATTGGGAGATGGAGTCAGACTGGATGAGAAGGTCTTTAACAATGACTTTGTTAATCTGACCCATAACATGGGTGTCTTCTTGTATGATGATTTATTGGCAATTGTGTCACTTCGCAATCAAGCAATACACATTCTCCAAATTAGGGACTCTGGGAACCTTGTGGATGTACGAGCTATTGGGGCATTTTGTCATGAGGATGATGAACTTTTTCTCAATTCAAATGCTCAG TGCATGGCATTTCCTGATAAAAGTAAACTGCCTCAGTTGCTTGAGAATCATGCTCAGAATGGTTTACATCACAGCCAGCCTAATCTAGAAGATTCTTTTCTGAGTGGCATCAAACAACGCCTTCTTTCATTCATATTCCGAGGAATAtggaatgaagaaaaagatCAGAGCTTG AGGGCCCAGggcttgaagaagaaattttatttccattttCAAGATTATGTGAACTTGATTATGTGGAAG GTACAGTTCTTGGACCGGCACCACCTGCTAATCAAGTTTGGTAGTGTGGATGGAGTG GTATCACGAAATGCTGATCAGCATCCAGCTTTTTTTGCTGTATATAACATGGAGACAACTGAAATTGTTGCATTTTATCAG AATTCTGCGGAGGACCTTTATCTCTTGTTTGAGCAGTTCTCTGACCACTTTCACGCGGCATCAAGAAATTCTTTGTATATGAATTTCATATCATCTCCCTCAAATAACATTCATTCTCTGGAGCAACTaagatgtataaaaaataaagcaagtaGCTCTTCACAG TTTGTGAAGAAGATGCTGAGCTCTTTGCCATTCAGTTGTCAGTCACAGAGTCCTTCTCCATATTTTGACCAATCTCTCTTTCGGTTTGATGAAAag CTGATTTCTGCAACCGACCGGCATAGACAGTCGGCAGACCATCCCATCAAATTCATTTTAAGAAGGCAACCATATTCCCTCAAATTTAAGATTAAACCAG GTCCTGAAGCTGGTAGCACAGATGGTCGGACCAAAAAGATCTCCTCATTccttttccatccatttttcccTCTGGCTCTCTCCATTCAGCACAGTTTGTCCCCGCAGCCATCAGTTGTGAATATTCATTTCCGGAGATGA